A single window of Actinoallomurus bryophytorum DNA harbors:
- a CDS encoding diacylglycerol/lipid kinase family protein yields MRALLIANPKATTTSRRARDVLMRAFAGEVRLELAETQRRGHATELAAQAVSEGYDVVIALGGDGTVNEAVNGLLANGPSPDLPALAVVPSGSANVFARALGMQNNPLDAAGQVLEALRAGRSRTVSLGQAGSRYFTFCAGLGLDAEVVHAVEELRNSGSRAHSTLYTRTAVRQYFVLTDRRRPALTLEAPGKPPLGHIFLGIISNTAPWTYAGRWPIDPSPRASFATGLDLFALRRFDLLSTLGVLAQIVPPFNRLPRGSHILGLHDLPEFTLRSHRPIAFQVDGDYLGQRDFVTFRSVPKAIRIVI; encoded by the coding sequence GTGCGTGCACTTCTGATCGCCAATCCCAAGGCGACGACGACCTCCCGGCGAGCCAGGGACGTACTGATGCGCGCGTTCGCCGGTGAGGTTCGGCTGGAACTGGCCGAGACTCAGCGACGCGGCCACGCGACCGAACTCGCCGCGCAGGCGGTGAGTGAGGGGTACGACGTGGTGATCGCGCTCGGCGGCGACGGCACGGTCAACGAGGCGGTCAACGGCCTCCTGGCCAATGGCCCGTCACCGGACCTGCCGGCGCTCGCGGTCGTCCCGTCGGGCAGCGCGAACGTCTTCGCCCGTGCCCTGGGCATGCAGAACAATCCGCTCGACGCGGCCGGGCAGGTGCTGGAGGCGTTGCGCGCCGGCCGCAGCCGTACGGTCTCTCTCGGCCAGGCGGGCTCCCGCTACTTCACGTTCTGCGCGGGCCTCGGGCTGGACGCCGAGGTCGTGCACGCCGTGGAGGAGCTTCGCAACTCCGGCTCACGGGCGCATTCGACGCTCTACACGCGTACGGCGGTGCGGCAGTACTTCGTGCTGACCGACCGGCGGCGGCCCGCGCTCACGCTGGAGGCGCCCGGAAAGCCGCCGCTCGGCCACATCTTCCTCGGAATCATCTCCAACACCGCCCCGTGGACGTACGCGGGCCGGTGGCCGATCGACCCGAGCCCGCGGGCGAGCTTCGCGACGGGGCTGGACCTGTTCGCGCTGCGGAGGTTCGACCTGCTGTCGACGCTGGGGGTGCTGGCCCAGATCGTCCCGCCGTTCAACCGGCTACCTCGGGGCAGCCACATCCTCGGCCTGCACGATCTTCCCGAATTCACCCTGCGTTCCCACCGTCCCATTGCCTTCCAGGTGGACGGCGACTACCTGGGCCAGCGGGACTTTGTCACGTTCCGTTCGGTTCCTAAAGCGATACGCATCGTGATTTAG
- a CDS encoding WhiB family transcriptional regulator, with protein sequence MDWRHRAACRDEDPELFFPIGNTGPALVQIEEAKQVCRRCPVTESCLQWALGSGQDAGVWGAMSEDERRALKRRRARARARAHV encoded by the coding sequence ATGGACTGGCGCCACCGCGCTGCCTGCCGTGACGAGGACCCCGAGCTGTTCTTCCCGATCGGCAATACCGGCCCCGCGCTTGTGCAGATCGAAGAGGCCAAGCAGGTGTGCCGCCGCTGCCCGGTGACCGAGTCGTGCCTGCAGTGGGCGCTCGGCTCCGGCCAGGACGCCGGCGTCTGGGGCGCCATGAGCGAGGACGAACGCCGCGCCCTGAAGCGCCGCCGCGCCCGCGCTCGCGCCCGCGCCCACGTCTGA
- a CDS encoding sensor histidine kinase — protein MPTLSDLIKKHTDLDTADLEWIHSLVSDWQLLADLSFADLVLWVPLGSEAARGAEKESWVAVAQIRPTTGPTAYPEDLVGVVAGKGRRNLVDIAYREGRICREGDPEWGSGIPVREESIPVRRGKRILGVIQRSTNLSSARTPSRLELTYLQSASDLAKMINDGRFPFPEQEPNLARSPRVGDGLLRIDREGRVLYASPNAQSAYRRLGLATDLSGAHLGEMTARINTAPVDDSLAMVAGGRAARETEVEANGAVVQLRAIPLIVDGHRTGALVLLRDVTELRWRDRELMTKDATIREIHHRVKNNLQTVAALLRLQARRLQVPEGRDALEEAVRRVGSIAIVHETLSHTPEELIDFDDIADRVMAMAGEVSAPETRVRPKRIGGFGVLPAAIATPLAMVLTELLQNALEHGLTDNSGLLEVVITRSGERLGVVVADNGVGLPEGFDVESAASLGLQIVRTLIVGELGGVLELRRRDGGGTEVTLDIPLDRAQRTPQSG, from the coding sequence GTGCCCACGCTGAGCGACCTGATCAAGAAGCACACCGACCTCGACACCGCGGACCTGGAGTGGATCCACTCGCTGGTGTCGGACTGGCAGCTGCTCGCCGATCTGTCCTTCGCCGACCTCGTCCTCTGGGTGCCGCTGGGCTCCGAGGCCGCGCGCGGTGCGGAGAAGGAGAGCTGGGTGGCGGTGGCCCAGATCCGCCCCACGACCGGGCCGACCGCCTACCCGGAGGACCTCGTCGGGGTGGTGGCCGGCAAGGGGCGGCGCAACCTCGTCGACATCGCCTACCGCGAGGGACGCATCTGCCGCGAAGGCGACCCGGAGTGGGGGAGCGGCATCCCGGTACGCGAGGAGTCCATCCCGGTACGGCGTGGCAAGCGGATCCTCGGCGTCATCCAGCGCAGCACGAACCTGAGCTCGGCCCGTACGCCGAGCCGGCTCGAGCTGACGTACCTGCAGAGCGCCAGCGACCTGGCGAAGATGATCAATGACGGGCGGTTCCCGTTCCCCGAGCAGGAGCCCAACCTGGCCCGTTCACCCCGTGTGGGCGACGGTCTGCTGCGCATCGACCGCGAGGGACGCGTGCTGTACGCGAGCCCGAACGCCCAGTCGGCCTACCGGCGCCTCGGTCTCGCCACCGACCTGTCCGGCGCGCACCTGGGCGAGATGACGGCACGGATCAACACCGCGCCGGTCGACGACTCCCTGGCGATGGTCGCCGGTGGCCGTGCGGCCCGCGAGACCGAGGTCGAGGCGAACGGCGCGGTCGTCCAGCTCCGTGCCATCCCTCTCATCGTCGACGGTCACCGCACCGGCGCGCTCGTCCTGCTGCGCGACGTCACCGAGCTGCGCTGGCGCGACCGTGAGCTGATGACCAAGGACGCGACGATCCGCGAGATCCACCATCGGGTGAAGAACAACCTGCAGACGGTGGCGGCGCTGCTGCGCCTGCAGGCCCGGCGCTTGCAGGTGCCGGAGGGGAGAGACGCGCTGGAGGAGGCGGTACGCCGGGTCGGCTCCATCGCGATCGTGCACGAGACGCTCTCCCACACCCCGGAGGAGCTGATCGACTTCGACGACATCGCCGACCGGGTGATGGCCATGGCGGGTGAGGTGTCCGCGCCGGAGACCCGCGTACGGCCCAAGCGGATCGGCGGTTTCGGGGTCCTGCCCGCGGCCATCGCGACGCCGCTCGCGATGGTGCTGACGGAGCTGCTGCAGAACGCCCTGGAGCACGGGCTCACGGACAACTCCGGGCTCCTGGAGGTCGTGATCACGCGAAGCGGCGAGCGGCTGGGCGTCGTCGTGGCCGACAACGGAGTGGGCCTGCCGGAGGGATTCGACGTGGAGTCGGCGGCGAGCCTGGGCCTGCAGATCGTCCGGACACTGATCGTGGGGGAGCTGGGCGGCGTCCTCGAACTCCGCCGCCGAGACGGCGGAGGCACGGAGGTCACGCTGGACATCCCGCTGGACCGGGCACAGCGAACTCCCCAGAGCGGCTGA
- a CDS encoding 8-amino-7-oxononanoate synthase → MDPLERLTAATRERTAAGLRRTLRPREPGHFQSGTLDLASNDYLGLSRDPRLAEGAIEAVRTWGTGSTGSRLVTGTTGLHTALEARLAEFTCMPDALVFSSGYLANLGVLTALRPGLIVSDQGNHASLIDGCRLARCPVVVTPHRDVAAVDAALDGARDAVVVTDAVFSVDGDLAPLRELHAVVRSRGALLVIDEAHALGVVGPGGRGAAYAAGLAGEPDVILTVTLSKSLASQGGAVLGAPQVIETMVDTARSFVFDTGLAPASAGAAAAALDVLAAEPALAERARDRARRLAGIADALGLETTSPAAAVVPVIIGDPHDAVRAAEICSGYDVRVGCFRPPSVPYGRACLRLTARASLDEAELTTVTRALTGVKEQIGPYSARNAEATRR, encoded by the coding sequence GTGGATCCTCTGGAACGGCTGACGGCCGCGACGCGTGAGCGTACGGCCGCAGGCCTGCGCCGTACTCTGCGGCCCCGCGAGCCCGGCCATTTTCAATCTGGGACGCTCGACCTGGCCTCGAACGACTATCTCGGGCTGTCCCGCGACCCGCGGCTGGCCGAGGGCGCGATCGAGGCCGTACGCACCTGGGGTACCGGATCGACCGGATCACGACTCGTCACCGGCACCACCGGACTCCACACCGCGCTCGAGGCGCGGCTGGCCGAGTTCACGTGCATGCCGGACGCGCTCGTCTTCTCCTCCGGCTACCTCGCCAACCTCGGCGTGCTCACCGCCCTGCGCCCCGGCCTGATCGTCTCCGACCAGGGCAACCACGCCTCCCTCATCGACGGCTGCCGCCTCGCCCGATGCCCGGTCGTGGTCACGCCGCACCGCGACGTCGCCGCCGTGGACGCCGCGCTCGACGGCGCGAGGGACGCGGTCGTCGTGACCGACGCGGTCTTCTCCGTCGACGGTGACCTCGCGCCGCTGCGCGAGCTGCACGCCGTCGTACGCAGCCGGGGCGCGCTGCTCGTCATCGACGAGGCGCACGCGCTCGGCGTCGTCGGACCGGGCGGACGCGGCGCGGCGTACGCCGCCGGGCTCGCCGGCGAGCCCGACGTGATCCTGACGGTGACCCTGTCCAAGTCGCTGGCGTCCCAGGGCGGCGCGGTGCTCGGCGCTCCGCAGGTCATCGAGACGATGGTCGACACGGCGCGTTCGTTCGTCTTCGACACCGGGCTCGCCCCCGCGTCCGCCGGAGCGGCGGCCGCCGCGCTCGACGTGCTCGCCGCCGAGCCCGCGCTGGCCGAACGCGCGCGGGACCGTGCCCGCCGCCTGGCCGGCATCGCGGACGCGCTCGGTCTGGAGACGACCTCACCGGCGGCCGCCGTGGTCCCGGTCATCATCGGCGATCCGCACGACGCGGTGCGCGCGGCGGAGATCTGTTCGGGGTACGACGTACGGGTGGGCTGCTTTCGCCCGCCCTCGGTTCCGTACGGCCGCGCGTGCCTCCGCCTGACCGCACGAGCGAGCCTGGACGAGGCAGAACTCACAACGGTCACCCGTGCGCTGACTGGTGTCAAGGAGCAGATCGGCCCGTACTCTGCTCGTAACGCCGAAGCGACGCGGCGGTGA
- a CDS encoding GntR family transcriptional regulator, with protein sequence MTAERAPELGVEPRVPKYYRLKKHLVELTEALPPGSPLPPERSLAEKYGTSRTTVRQALAELVIEGRLQRIQGKGTFVAKPKVSQELQLVSYTEDMRHHGLHPETRILDIGYVTADERFARLLAIRPGGRALRIHRLRLADGEPMSIDTSLLPARRFPGLRKELPRHRSLYETLATAYDVHLAEAEETIETVLATPDDAQLLGVDVGLPLLLLSRHAFDTDGEPVEWAQSLYRGDRYKFVTRLRRQRETP encoded by the coding sequence GTGACGGCTGAGCGGGCACCAGAGCTGGGGGTGGAACCTCGCGTTCCCAAGTACTACCGGTTGAAAAAGCACCTCGTGGAGCTGACCGAGGCGCTCCCGCCCGGAAGCCCGCTCCCGCCTGAGCGGAGTCTCGCGGAAAAGTACGGCACGTCGCGGACCACGGTACGACAGGCCCTGGCGGAGCTCGTGATCGAGGGCCGCCTGCAGCGCATCCAGGGCAAGGGCACGTTCGTCGCCAAGCCGAAGGTCTCCCAGGAGCTGCAGCTCGTCAGCTACACCGAGGACATGCGCCACCACGGCCTGCACCCTGAGACGCGCATCCTGGACATCGGTTACGTCACCGCCGACGAACGCTTCGCGCGGCTGCTCGCCATCCGCCCCGGCGGCCGCGCGCTGCGCATCCACCGTCTCCGGCTGGCCGACGGCGAGCCGATGTCGATCGACACGTCGCTGCTGCCGGCCCGCCGCTTCCCCGGCCTGCGCAAGGAGCTTCCGCGCCACCGGTCCCTGTACGAGACCCTCGCCACCGCGTACGACGTGCACCTGGCCGAGGCGGAGGAGACCATCGAGACCGTGCTGGCCACCCCGGACGACGCACAGCTCCTCGGCGTCGACGTCGGCCTGCCGCTCCTCCTGCTGTCCCGCCACGCCTTCGACACAGACGGCGAACCGGTCGAATGGGCCCAGTCGCTGTACCGCGGCGACCGCTACAAGTTCGTCACCCGCCTCCGCCGCCAGCGCGAGACCCCCTGA
- a CDS encoding Uma2 family endonuclease: MSAVAHYYTLPDTPYNLWLRDELAEQLHLPNDGTKVEVVGGEMVVSPGPTYDHNLIVQDVQRALFAAEMADPGFRWRCVHTMDLNLSEIRDGYIPDLIVLDVDTSDKAREAQARHLLPDQVGLVLEVTSRSNAADDRQPALSRSTGTKWNGYAQVGLPYYLLVDRAPRSAQTVLYSDPDPASGAYLHFESWKFGETIRLPEPFGLEIVTDAWRPWDG, from the coding sequence GTGAGCGCAGTCGCCCATTACTACACGCTGCCGGACACGCCGTACAACCTGTGGCTGCGCGACGAGCTCGCCGAGCAGCTTCACCTCCCCAACGACGGCACCAAGGTTGAGGTCGTCGGAGGGGAGATGGTCGTGTCGCCGGGGCCGACATATGATCACAACCTGATCGTCCAGGACGTTCAGCGCGCGTTGTTCGCCGCGGAAATGGCCGATCCGGGATTCCGGTGGCGTTGTGTGCACACCATGGACCTGAATCTGAGCGAGATCCGTGACGGTTACATCCCGGATCTCATCGTCCTGGACGTCGATACCTCCGACAAGGCGCGCGAGGCGCAGGCCCGGCATCTGCTTCCCGATCAGGTGGGGCTGGTTCTGGAGGTCACGTCACGGTCGAACGCCGCCGACGATCGTCAACCGGCCCTGAGTCGTTCGACAGGCACCAAATGGAACGGTTACGCCCAGGTGGGCCTGCCGTACTACCTCCTGGTCGACCGGGCTCCCCGCAGCGCGCAGACCGTTCTCTACTCCGACCCGGATCCGGCTTCGGGCGCCTATCTGCACTTCGAGTCCTGGAAGTTCGGTGAGACGATCCGCCTGCCGGAACCCTTCGGGCTCGAGATCGTCACCGACGCCTGGCGGCCCTGGGACGGCTGA
- the bioD gene encoding dethiobiotin synthase, with protein MSVLVVTGTDTGVGKTVVTAAVAALARTRGASVAVVKPAQTGVRPGVAGDLDEVRRLAGLTDLHEFARYAAALAPASAARLAGLPPLDLANCAEQITSLDRDLVIVEGAGGLLVRYDDEGATLADLAHALRAPVLVTVRPGLGTLNHTALTLEAMAGRGVELAGIVIGAWPRRPLLDDLCNVRDLETIAARPLSGVLPEGSGRLGGPEFLLAARDGLAPHLGGVFDPGSFREDCHARTQTYGELTP; from the coding sequence GTGAGTGTGCTCGTCGTGACCGGGACCGATACCGGTGTGGGAAAGACGGTCGTGACGGCCGCGGTGGCGGCGCTGGCGCGTACGCGCGGGGCCTCGGTGGCGGTGGTCAAGCCCGCCCAGACCGGGGTGCGTCCCGGGGTGGCCGGCGACCTGGACGAGGTGCGCAGGCTGGCCGGTCTCACCGATCTGCATGAGTTCGCCCGCTACGCCGCCGCTCTCGCGCCCGCCTCGGCGGCACGCCTGGCCGGGCTGCCGCCACTCGATCTCGCGAACTGTGCCGAGCAGATCACCTCGCTCGACCGGGACCTGGTCATCGTCGAGGGCGCGGGCGGGCTCCTGGTGCGTTACGACGACGAGGGTGCCACGCTCGCCGACCTGGCCCATGCCCTCCGGGCTCCCGTGCTCGTCACCGTACGGCCGGGGCTCGGCACGCTCAACCACACGGCGCTGACGCTGGAGGCCATGGCCGGCCGCGGCGTCGAACTGGCCGGGATCGTCATCGGGGCGTGGCCGCGCCGCCCTCTCCTGGACGACCTGTGCAACGTCCGTGACCTGGAGACCATCGCGGCGCGCCCGCTCTCCGGGGTGCTGCCCGAGGGCTCCGGGCGCCTGGGCGGCCCGGAGTTCCTGCTCGCCGCACGTGACGGCCTCGCTCCGCACCTCGGCGGAGTCTTCGACCCGGGCAGCTTCCGGGAGGATTGCCATGCCCGTACGCAGACGTACGGGGAACTGACCCCATGA
- the bioB gene encoding biotin synthase BioB, with the protein MSDIRETPAPPTTDGAPTDILAIARAQVLEQGEGLREQQIYECLTLPDDRVEDLLALAHEVRMRWCGPEVEVEGIVSVKTGGCPEDCHFCSQSGQFESPVRTAWLDIPSLVRAAKETAETGATEFCIVAAVRGPDDRLMSQVREGVAAIRKEVDINIACSLGMLTQEQVDELAAMGVHRYNHNLEAPKSHFHNVVTTHTWEERWETCEMVRAAGMELCCGGIVGMGETIEQRAEFAAQLGELAPDEVPLNFLNPRPGTPFAGYPLVEGAEALKTIAAFRLALPRTILRYAGGRELTLGDLGTKSGMLGGINAIIVGNYLTTLGRPTGSDLEMLGELKMPIKALSQTL; encoded by the coding sequence GTGAGCGACATTCGCGAGACCCCGGCGCCGCCCACGACCGACGGTGCACCGACCGACATCCTCGCCATCGCGCGTGCGCAGGTGCTCGAACAGGGCGAAGGACTCCGCGAGCAGCAGATCTACGAATGCCTGACGCTTCCCGACGACCGTGTCGAGGACCTGCTCGCGCTCGCGCACGAGGTGCGCATGCGGTGGTGCGGGCCCGAGGTCGAGGTCGAGGGCATCGTCTCGGTCAAGACCGGCGGCTGCCCGGAGGACTGTCACTTCTGCTCGCAGTCGGGGCAGTTCGAGTCCCCCGTACGCACCGCGTGGCTGGACATCCCCTCACTCGTACGGGCCGCCAAGGAGACCGCCGAGACGGGCGCGACGGAGTTCTGCATCGTCGCCGCCGTACGCGGGCCCGATGACCGGCTCATGAGCCAGGTACGCGAAGGTGTCGCGGCGATCCGCAAGGAGGTGGACATCAACATCGCGTGCTCGCTCGGCATGCTGACGCAGGAACAGGTCGACGAGCTGGCGGCGATGGGCGTCCACCGCTACAACCACAACCTCGAGGCGCCCAAGTCCCACTTCCACAACGTCGTGACCACCCACACGTGGGAGGAGCGCTGGGAGACCTGCGAGATGGTGCGCGCCGCCGGCATGGAGCTGTGCTGCGGCGGCATCGTCGGCATGGGCGAGACGATCGAGCAGCGGGCCGAGTTCGCCGCGCAGCTCGGTGAGCTCGCGCCCGACGAGGTGCCGCTCAACTTCCTCAACCCGCGGCCCGGCACGCCGTTCGCCGGGTATCCCCTCGTCGAGGGCGCCGAGGCGCTCAAGACCATCGCGGCGTTCCGGCTCGCGCTGCCGCGGACCATCCTGCGGTACGCGGGGGGCCGCGAGCTGACGCTCGGCGACCTGGGCACCAAGTCGGGCATGCTCGGCGGGATCAACGCGATCATCGTCGGCAACTACCTCACCACGCTCGGCCGCCCGACCGGCAGCGACCTGGAAATGCTGGGTGAACTGAAAATGCCGATCAAGGCACTGTCACAAACTCTCTAG
- a CDS encoding DUF3311 domain-containing protein, protein MRIVVAVLLIAPFVAYLAVPSYARVKPRLAGFPFFYWWQLLWVIITGVFIGIAYLLTRPRGDAPASDPANEGGE, encoded by the coding sequence GTGCGAATCGTGGTCGCGGTTCTGCTGATCGCGCCATTCGTCGCCTACCTCGCCGTTCCGAGTTATGCGAGAGTCAAGCCGCGCCTCGCCGGATTCCCGTTCTTCTACTGGTGGCAGCTCCTCTGGGTGATCATCACAGGGGTGTTCATCGGGATCGCCTACCTGCTCACGCGCCCCCGCGGTGACGCCCCGGCCTCGGACCCGGCGAACGAAGGGGGCGAGTGA
- the mctP gene encoding monocarboxylate uptake permease MctP, whose protein sequence is MDDVNGVELTIVIVFFVLVTAMGFAAARWRRGQSLMHLDEWGLAGRRFGTFTTWFLLGGDLYTAYTFIAVPAAVFAGGAMGFWALPYAAIAYPIVFLVGPRLWSVSHVHGYVTTADFVRGRFGSRSLGLAVAVTGIMAMMPYIALQLVGIQAVLTVIGVKGTGLAKDLPLFIAFAVLAAYTYTSGLRAPALIAFVKDALIYLVIIVAVLYIPTKLGGWGHIFDSAQTSLAKPNPATGKPSGSLITNDMTHWAYGTLAMGSALALFIYPHTVTGTLAAGRRNVIKRNAALLPAYSLLLGFLALLGYMALAKPDVAAAVRAAKNPQLAVPTLFDHVFPSWFAGVAFAAIAVGALVPAAIMSIAASNLFTRNVYKEFLRPGASPAEETRVARIVSLLVKVGALVFVLAFDKTLSINLQLLGGIWIVQTFPSLTLGLYTRWFHRWALLAGWAAAMVYGTVVAYQQHSPAQKHFAQSTADVPFLHHTAYIALTAFVINMIVVLLLTTIFKAIGLPVGGDETDPADYTADADDPGVKELPELVTD, encoded by the coding sequence ATGGACGACGTCAACGGCGTTGAGCTCACCATCGTCATCGTCTTCTTCGTCCTCGTCACGGCGATGGGGTTCGCGGCCGCGCGCTGGCGGCGCGGGCAGAGCCTCATGCACCTCGACGAGTGGGGGCTGGCCGGCCGCCGTTTCGGGACGTTCACCACGTGGTTCCTGCTCGGCGGCGACCTCTACACGGCGTACACGTTCATCGCCGTACCGGCGGCCGTCTTCGCCGGCGGGGCCATGGGCTTCTGGGCCCTGCCGTACGCCGCCATCGCCTACCCGATCGTGTTCCTGGTCGGCCCGCGGCTGTGGTCGGTCTCCCACGTCCACGGCTACGTCACGACGGCCGACTTCGTACGTGGCCGGTTCGGGTCCAGGTCGCTGGGGCTGGCCGTCGCGGTCACCGGGATCATGGCGATGATGCCCTACATCGCACTTCAGCTCGTCGGCATCCAGGCGGTTCTGACCGTCATCGGGGTGAAGGGCACCGGGCTCGCCAAGGATCTCCCGCTCTTCATCGCGTTCGCGGTACTGGCCGCCTACACCTACACCTCGGGCCTGCGCGCCCCGGCGCTCATCGCGTTCGTCAAGGACGCCCTGATCTATCTCGTGATCATCGTGGCGGTCCTCTACATCCCGACGAAACTGGGCGGCTGGGGTCACATCTTCGACAGCGCACAGACGAGTCTGGCCAAACCCAACCCCGCCACGGGTAAGCCGAGCGGCTCGCTCATCACCAATGACATGACCCACTGGGCGTACGGCACCCTGGCGATGGGGTCGGCGCTGGCGCTGTTCATCTACCCGCACACCGTCACCGGGACGCTCGCGGCGGGACGGCGCAACGTGATCAAACGGAACGCCGCGCTGCTCCCGGCGTACTCCCTGCTGCTCGGGTTTCTCGCCCTTCTCGGCTACATGGCCCTCGCCAAGCCGGACGTGGCCGCGGCGGTCAGGGCCGCCAAGAACCCTCAGCTCGCGGTGCCGACCCTGTTCGACCACGTGTTCCCCAGCTGGTTCGCCGGCGTGGCCTTCGCGGCCATCGCCGTGGGCGCGCTCGTCCCGGCGGCGATCATGTCGATCGCCGCCTCGAACCTGTTCACCCGCAACGTCTACAAGGAGTTCCTGCGGCCCGGCGCCTCACCGGCCGAGGAGACACGCGTCGCCAGGATCGTGTCCTTGCTGGTCAAGGTCGGCGCACTGGTCTTCGTACTCGCGTTCGACAAGACCCTGTCGATCAACCTGCAGCTCCTCGGCGGCATCTGGATCGTGCAGACCTTCCCGTCACTGACCCTCGGGCTCTACACCCGCTGGTTCCATCGCTGGGCGCTGCTCGCCGGCTGGGCGGCCGCCATGGTGTACGGCACCGTGGTCGCCTACCAGCAGCACTCACCGGCACAGAAGCACTTCGCCCAGTCCACCGCCGACGTGCCGTTCCTCCACCACACCGCCTACATCGCGCTGACCGCCTTCGTGATCAACATGATCGTCGTCCTGCTCCTGACCACGATCTTCAAGGCGATCGGGCTGCCGGTCGGCGGGGACGAGACCGACCCCGCCGACTACACGGCCGACGCCGACGACCCGGGCGTGAAGGAACTTCCCGAGCTCGTCACCGACTAG
- a CDS encoding HAD domain-containing protein yields MNGAAGRPLLFLDVDGPLIPFGIDPERPPDGPPACQAGPEPPGVSANPLLARLDPEHGRRLSALPCDLVWATTWMADANDEIAPRIGLPELPLVTWPDSPEDDEGLDGLHWKTRGLVEWAAGRAFVWVDDEITDRDQAWVSAHHRGRALLHRVDHRRGLTDEDFEVIGRWLARSWSQARDTKASCRRSRRPAAPHDGMP; encoded by the coding sequence GTGAATGGTGCCGCAGGCCGTCCGCTGCTCTTCCTCGACGTCGACGGACCACTGATTCCGTTCGGGATCGACCCGGAGCGGCCCCCGGACGGGCCGCCGGCATGTCAGGCCGGGCCGGAGCCGCCGGGGGTATCCGCGAATCCGCTCCTGGCCAGGCTCGACCCCGAGCACGGGAGGCGGCTGTCGGCCCTGCCCTGTGACCTGGTGTGGGCCACGACCTGGATGGCGGACGCGAACGACGAGATCGCCCCACGGATCGGCCTGCCCGAACTACCGCTGGTGACCTGGCCCGATTCGCCCGAGGACGACGAGGGCCTCGACGGGCTGCACTGGAAGACCCGTGGCCTGGTCGAGTGGGCCGCCGGACGCGCGTTCGTCTGGGTCGATGACGAGATCACCGACAGGGATCAGGCCTGGGTGTCGGCACACCACAGGGGGCGGGCTCTCCTTCACCGCGTGGACCATCGTCGCGGCCTCACCGACGAGGACTTCGAGGTCATCGGTCGATGGCTGGCGCGCTCATGGAGCCAAGCGCGGGACACGAAGGCCTCCTGCCGGCGGAGCCGTCGCCCGGCGGCTCCGCACGACGGGATGCCCTAG
- a CDS encoding GNAT family N-acetyltransferase, with the protein MSEETRSEPAEPPYSPPPAPSADIEIRIARQDELIRVGELTAAIYVAAGYISPNSTYITRLRDAASRAREAELLVAMHDGETAGTVTYCPHGSAWAQLTVPGEAEFRMLAVVPAVRGLGIGETLVRHCVARAREDGCVTLRLSTEPMMHAAHRIYRRLGFARTPERDWQPQPGVELLTYALAL; encoded by the coding sequence GTGAGTGAGGAGACCCGGTCAGAACCGGCAGAGCCCCCATATTCGCCTCCTCCCGCGCCGTCGGCCGACATCGAGATCCGGATCGCGCGGCAGGACGAGCTGATCCGGGTCGGCGAGCTCACCGCGGCCATCTATGTCGCCGCCGGGTACATCAGTCCCAACAGCACCTACATCACGCGGTTGCGCGACGCCGCCTCCCGCGCACGCGAGGCGGAGCTCCTCGTGGCCATGCACGACGGGGAAACGGCCGGGACGGTCACCTACTGCCCGCACGGCAGCGCCTGGGCGCAGCTCACGGTGCCCGGTGAGGCGGAGTTCCGGATGCTGGCGGTGGTGCCGGCCGTACGCGGGCTCGGCATCGGCGAGACGCTCGTACGCCACTGCGTCGCCCGCGCCCGCGAGGACGGCTGCGTGACCCTTCGCCTGTCGACCGAGCCCATGATGCACGCGGCGCACCGGATCTACCGGCGGCTGGGTTTCGCGCGGACGCCAGAGCGCGACTGGCAGCCACAGCCCGGCGTCGAGCTCCTCACGTACGCGCTGGCTCTCTGA
- a CDS encoding biotin/lipoyl-binding carrier protein, with protein MSEVRAEMVANVWKVVAAEGDTVEEGDTLVILESMKMEIPVLAEDSGTLVSLKVAEGDVIQEGDLIAVIE; from the coding sequence TTGTCTGAGGTACGCGCGGAAATGGTGGCGAACGTATGGAAGGTCGTCGCCGCCGAGGGGGACACGGTCGAGGAAGGTGACACGCTCGTCATCCTCGAGTCGATGAAGATGGAGATCCCGGTGCTCGCCGAGGACTCCGGCACGCTCGTCAGTCTCAAGGTCGCCGAGGGTGACGTCATCCAGGAAGGCGACCTGATCGCCGTCATCGAGTAG